Proteins from a genomic interval of Garra rufa chromosome 4, GarRuf1.0, whole genome shotgun sequence:
- the LOC141333874 gene encoding uncharacterized protein: MAFIKEESEGMTIEETFRHEDTEEQIKMVFIKEESEDMKIEEAFGVKQKETEEQTDLKSLHLNEADENDQNEKHHDFKSEEKSIVFSQTENTSSPKKAQTTNLNSHIIIHTGERQYTCELCGKSYTRNSHLIVHMRSHTGEKPFTCKLCGKSFTQNGNLKSHMIIHTREKQFICPQCGKSHRSEESLNNHMKIHSRENRFKCHQCERSFADMNHLKSHVITHIRGKSFMCHHCGKSFSRKGGLKIHMRTHTGEKPFTCEQCGKSFMTEVNLKTHMRVHTGEKPYKCLQCEKSFTYQNSMKYHLQTHSGIKSPFSS, from the exons atggcatttattaaagaggaaagTGAAGGCATgacgattgaagaaacattcagacatgaagatactgaggaacaaataaagatggtgtttattaaagaggagagtgaagacatgaagattgaagaagcatttggagtcaaacaaaaagaaactgaggaacaaacag ACCTGAAGAGTCTACATCTGAACGAAGCAGACGAGAAcgatcaaaatgagaaacatcACGATTTCAAAAGCGAAGAAAAATCAATTGTTTTCTCACAGACTGAAAATACTTCCTCACCAAAAAAAGCTCAAACTACAAACCTCAATTCCCACATTatcattcacactggagagagacaaTACACCTGcgaactgtgtggaaagagttataCACGGAATAGTCACCTTATTGTCCACATGAgaagtcacactggagagaagcctttcacctgcaaactgtgtggaaagagtttcacacaaaATGGAAATCTTaagagtcacatgatcattcacacTCGAGAGAAGCAGTTcatctgccctcagtgtggaaagagtcaCAGAAGTGAAGAAAGCCTTAATAATCACATGAAGATTCACTCGAGAGAAAACAGATTTAAATGTCATCAGTGCGAAAGGAGTTTCGCAGACATGAATCACCTTAAGAGTCATGTAATAACTCACATCAGAGGAAAGTCTTTCATgtgccatcactgtggaaaaagtttctcaAGAAAAGGAGGCCTCAAAattcacatgagaactcacactggagagaaaccttttacctgcgaacaatgtggaaagagtttcatgaCTGAAGTAAACCTTAAaactcacatgagagttcacactggagagaagccttacaagtgtcttcagtgtgagaagagtttcacatacCAAAACAGCATGAAATatcatttgcaaactcattctgggATTAAATCGCCATTTTCCTCATAG
- the LOC141333336 gene encoding uncharacterized protein — protein sequence MEASTASSFSEEASQQKKPSFDGWRFSHYFEYVQRKENNLTVKCTLCPGRKLLSTSFNSTSNLKKHLQRQHGHIKLVAKRQSDMNEQPHKQQKLSFEHKVLPTSKSEINKLVASYVVEEMLPLSTVESLSFRKIICKIQIAGTDQPFLDRKTFAMYIDKCYAMMESELKKTFESIEYVSTTADIWTCHNKSYIGMTAHWIDPSNFHREKAALACKRIKGRHTYDIVATEIEQVHSSYGLSEKATHYSFFLLSLLTFREYEPKPAAASDSEDEGSGEDEEVSFTDVQEVLSTEQDPGHFTLPPHLRCASHTLNLISTVDIEKWLTVTNKTIYRSATAKCSALWTKASRSTVAAELVQSLCGKKLVVPTVTRWNSFHNAVARITEISIPQLTTLCSQLGVRAFSEREYKFLVEYCTVTKPLTKALDRLQGENDCYYGNLLPTLESLMSKTLALRPGLSEMMAKLPDVIVQAIKTRFASVLESREGLLAAVTLPKFKLRWLREETRREALKTLLITECHASPLAAPHNEEHEVRPSQISPASSSSEDDFFVFEEEQDSGFFGPDKEVMEYLKSGSEMGVLENFPRIKNLSLKYNTAPASSAPVERLFSLGSLVLTPRRNRLGDKRFERLLLMRYNHYFDE from the exons ATGGAAGCGTCAACAGCAAGCTCATTTTCAGAGGAAGCTTCTCAGCAAAAGAAACCTAGTTTCGACGGGTGGAGATTCAGTCATTATTTTGAATATGTTCAACGGAAGGAAAATAACTTGACGGTGAAGTGCACACTCTGCCCGGGGAGAAAGCTGCTCTCCACCTCTTTTAACTCTACCTCCAACTTGAAGAAGCACCTCCAGCGACAGCACGGACACATCAAGCTCGTTGCAAAGCGACAGAGTGACATGAACGAGCAGCCCCACAAGCAGCAAAAACTTTCATTTGAACATAAAGTACTACCAACATCAAAATCCGAGATAAATAAGCTTGTTGCCTCCTATGTAGTAGAAGAAATGTTACCTCTTTCTACCGTCGAATCGCTGTCTTTTCGAAAGATAATCTGCAAAATACAGATAGCAGGGACAGACCAGCCGTTTCTCGACAGGAAAACCTTCGCAATGTACATAGATAAATGTTACGCTATGATGGAAAGTGAGCTGAAGAAAACGTTTGAGAGCATTGAGTATGTGTCAACGACCGCTGACATCTGGACTTGTCACAACAAAAGCTACATAGGCATGACTGCCCATTGGATTGATCCAAGCAACTTCCATCGTGAAAAAGCAGCCCTTGCCTGCAAAAGAATCAAAGGACGACACACATATGACATTGTGGCCACTGAAATTGAGCAGGTTCACTCATCTTATGGACTGTCGGAGAAG GCCACACATTatagtttttttcttctttcacTTCTCACATTCAGGGAGTATGAGCCCAAGCCAGCAGCAGCATCCGATTCAGAGGATGAGGGATCAGGGGAGGATGAAGAAGTGTCATTTACCGACGTACAAGAAGTGCTCTCCACGGAACAAGACCCAGGACACTTTACTCTCCCCCCTCATTTAAGATGTGCCTCGCACACACTTAATTTAATATCAACTGTTGATATTGAAAAATGGTTGACAGtgacaaacaaaacaatttaCAGAAGTGCCACTGCAAAGTGCTCTGCCCTCTGGACTAAGGCCAGTCGGTCTACAGTAgctgcagagctagtgcaaagcCTTTGTGGAAAAAAGCTTGTGGTGCCTACAGTGACGAGATGGAACTCTTTCCACAATGCAGTTGCACGAATAACTGAGATATCCATACCACAGTTGACAACTCTCTGCAGTCAGTTAGGTGTACGAGCCTTTTCCGAGCGAGAGTACAAATTCCTTGTAGAGTATTGCACAGTCACAAAACCGCTTACAAAAGCTTTGGACCGTTTACAAG GGGAAAATGATTGTTATTATGGCAATCTATTACCGACACTGGAGTCTCTGATGTCAAAGACCTTGGCATTGCGTCCCGGCCTCTCCGAGATGATGGCAAAACTGCCTGATGTCATAGTGCAG GCCATCAAAACCCGCTTTGCTTCTGTTTTGGAAAGTAGGGAGGGTCTCCTGGCTGCTGTCACTCTGCCGAAGTTCAAGCTGAGGTGGTTGAGGGAAGAGACCAGGAGAGAGGCCTTAAAGACTCTGCTGATAACAGAGTGTCATGCTTCACCCCTGGCTGCCCCCCACAATGAGGAGCATGAGGTCAGGCCATCACAGATTAGTCCAGCATCCAGCAGTAGTGAGGATGACTTTTTTGTGTTTGAGGAAGAGCAGGATTCAGGTTTTTTTGGTCCAGACAAGGAGGTGATGGAGTACCTGAAGTCTGGGTCAGAGATGGGGGTCCTAGAGAACTTCCCCAGAATTAAGAACTTATCTTTAAAATACAATACAGCACCAGCATCCAGTGCTCCAGTGGAGAGGCTATTCAGCCTGGGAAGCCTTGTTCTCACTCCAAGGAGGAACAGGTTAGGAGACAAGCGCTTTGAGAGACTCCTCCTTATGAGATATAACCACTACTTTGACGAATAA